The sequence AAGATGTCATGCCTGCCACTTATGAAATGCCAGTCAGGATGTATTCATTCCTATCCCGCAACCTTGTATTTCTCTCCTCTACAGTTTTGGCAGAGATGCAAAGGTAGTTCATTTTTTGGGGCCAGCAAAGCCCTGGCACTACAAGTACAACTCTCAAACAAGAACAGTTATGCAGGATGACTCCACCTCAGGATCTCAGCACCAGTTCTCATTTCTTGTACTCTGGTGGAAGATATACTATGCTAACATATTGCCTTTGTTAGAAAAACTTCCAGAGGTGGAAGACACAGAAtcccagggacaaaaggtaaagtgctatcttggaaaagagactagcGGGAATATGCCAAAATCAAAACACCAACAAAAAttccataaataaaaataaattactatCTTGACTTCTTTTTGGCCTGGGGAGTTGAGTGAGATGGGAAGGCATGATGGCTTTTGAACGGCAATAAACCTGCAGTGACTTTTTAGTGCAGATGTTGTCTAGAGATGGATGTGATAACTGAACCTCTGTGTAAAGTATTAGCTGCTTATTATTAGTGCTCCAAAGATTTTTCCTTTGTATCAAAAGTAAACATAATTGATGAATAATGTTTGTAAACTGACACTTAAACCTCCCAAAACCTCTCTCCAAAAGCGTGGCAGCCAGATTttcggctggtgtaaatcagcattgctacACTGTCTTTGATAGAGCTAAGATGATTACCGTCAGCTGAAGACCTGGTGTGGGAATGCAGTCACTTTACCTTTTTTCAGAACTGCATTGTAACTGTTCGTATGAGGGTCATAGCTTCTCAGCTTATTGAATAAAGTTGCCCTGAAAAAGGTCTGAATATTTATGCTGAGGAAATAGTTTGCTATAGCTTTACAGCTGAAAGCATGCTGCTGTAAAGCATGCAGTTTGGCACTTCAATTTTAATTTAAAGGTAAAACTTAAAAATTAGTTCTCTCATTAAGAAATATACTCTTAATTTGCATATTTAAAGTGGCTAGAGTAGACTAGTTGCTGATAAATAGATTAGATTGTGGTTTCAAAAGAGAGAAAGCAGCAACTAGAAGTAGTGGGGACAGAGAATACTTTGATTTTGATTGATACGCATTATAAATTTCATCTCCTTGATACATGCAAATGAATTTTCACAACTGTGTTTAGAATTGGATGATGATAATCATAAAAACTTCAACAGGCCCATAAAATCAGTTGGAGTATTGCCACTGATGTGAAGAGAATCGGTTTGTAAAACCTTTCTTATGCCTAGcaaactgggaaggaggagagaggaaggggaactGCAGGTTATAGATATTTGCAATTTTTGTTTGCCTAACTTTTGTCCCTCCTATACTTGGTAGAATAAAGAAACAATAGAGGTAAGCTAGCATGGAAATTGAATAATTTCTTCTCAGTGGACGGGGGTGGCTTTAAGGTTtgtattaagggcttgatccatctcctactgaagtctatgggagtctttccattgactttaatgggtgttGGATTGGCTACGAAGTTTAGGTAGGAGACTCTCACTGAAACCTGTGCCCCAGTCTGGGGATAAAAGAAACCCCTTCAGATTCTGTAGCTCTTTATTCCTTAACTTCTATAGGGCCTGTGGCAATCAACAAGAAAATACCACAGTAGAACCTTGTGTCATGAAGAAAGTGtaaatattttttataatttgTTAAATCACACATCATAAAACAATTTTTTGCAAAATTCTTCTTTTAGTGATGTGATGTAATTTGTTTTTTCTAGCACATTTTCAGTGGAGATGAAATTAGACCAAAAAATGAGAATCCTCTGATCAATTCTCTGCAAATCCCTGTGTTTCCAGAACAGACATCTGAAATGGACATCACTACTTGTCCACTGGAAGAGTTTGATACTAAAACAGTAAGTACAAACTGTATATTTCTTGTGAATATCTATGTATATTTTTACATATTGGGCACTACCAGTGATGGACATTTTTATGATGACACATGTAAGCCTCtaaacaaaatttaatttaaGCATTTGATCTTGATGATAACATCCTCCTCAATTTAGTTCTAGTGTTTTAATTCTCTCACTGGATTCAGAAGTAAATTCAAGTCTCATCATGAAAATTTATGGTCTTTGATCTTCAGTCAAGAATGGCTCTGATGTATCTGGAGGTTAAAAAAATTTGTATTGAACATTGCCAAGAGAATATTTGACAAGTTAGTGGGTGCTAAATAAATCCTAGGGAAATTCTACTGCCAAAGTAACCTCATTGAATTACAGTATTCTGATCATTGTATAAATTTAAAGCTGGAATCTTCTTTTATCCATAATATCTACAGAGATTTCTGTTTAAAACTTAAGTGTATTCCTCAAAGACTGTTTCCTAGTCTGCATTCCTCTGATATAGATGTACCGTTCACTTCTGCAAGGCAGTTTAAGTTCCCCTTTGAGTACTTGTTTTACACTTGTGTATGTCAATTTACTTAATTGGAATAGCTTATATGCTTACTGGAGTGAGGTCACTTGGATGCACATTATTCTGTTCATCCTGGCTCCTTAGAGCCTTGTCCATAATAGCACTTTCATACCATGCAGGGCTACTAACcataaaagtttttgttttgtaatactTGCTATATTATGGTAGATTGGGAGAAAGTAAATCAAATTGTAGCTTCAGTGTcacctgctgtttgtttttactgATTACACtcccaatgcatccgatgaagtgagctgtagctcacgaaagcttatgctcaaataaattgtttagcctcaaaggtgccacaagtactccttttctttttactcccaATACAGTGGCCAAATGAAATAtaattttcctcatttttaatggCAAAATCTGTGTCAAGGCTTCATAACGGTACTGTGTTCGTGTGTTGTAAATATATCACTATTTTAGTGTTTCTTGACCATTATTGTAGAGAAGTGTAGTGGTTAGAGTTTTTAGAGGGAAACTGCAAATGAACTATTTGCAAGaatcccttttttaaaaactgaatttatttaaaggattttaatttttgttgaaCCTTTCTGATGGTGTTGGAATGTTGTTAGACCCAGACTATTACCATATACCATATACACTACTGCGTGGTAATTCTAAAACACGTTGCTTAACAACGTAGTtctttgggtttttaaaaatatctttaaattgCTAGTTTTATACAAGCTACtcatttaatttttcattaaaataaaatatgaatgcTTCATCAAGAGATTATGTAAACTAGGATTAAGGGCCTCCCACTTAAAATGGCCTAACTCCATTGACCTCATGGAGTTGTTTCTGTTTTACTTTGGTGTAAGTGAAAAGACACTCACGCTTAAGGGCTCTATGTTCTGATTGCCAGAAGAAGTGAATGTGTATTTCTGTTAACCTATGTAGACCTGAATACAGTTTCTCTACTTCATCTCTATTATGGATCACCTTGATCTGCTCTCATTCTGTAGATAGAAATTGCTTGCCTAGCCATAGAGCAAACTGAACTTCTAGCATCTCTTTTCCATCCTTCATTCCTCCAGCTGAAATTATTTTCTACTGTACAAATTCTGTTGGTGTAAAAACTGTGAGGAAAAAGCAAGAATTAATAAAAACTTTACATTTCAGCCACCTGTACCTCAAGTTGAACAACCCAGTTCTGAAATCAGTCTCCCTGAGCCAGACCAGCCATTAGAACAGCTTGCCTTTCATCCTGCCCCTCAGCAAATCTTGGAACTGGTACATACAACTTTGTGTTCCATCCTTGTTGCAAGTCTTTGTGCATTTACTTCATTCTTTGCCAGCACAATTTTGGGAGAGATCAGCTAATTATGATTTAATTTAACATAAGTATGTCTTAGCTAATCAGGCAGATATAGAAATGATTTCTCTGTATAATTTCTTAGCCATTTCCAGTCCTTTTTTATGAAGCTCTCTTTAATATTTGTGAATTTTCTATCTGAATGtacacccccctccaaaaaagaaaaaagtggtaAATTTGTGAAATTAGTCTTGGTTATCTTGTAATAAATAGTTGTTTCAATTATAATTGGTGTTCAAAGCTCAAATGTACTATCTGCTGAAATAATTTAAGATAAATATAATAGGTTAAATCTTggttccatggaagtcaatgggagttttgctactgacttggacagagtcaggatttcacccataatatTTAATCTTCTGTCAATAATAATATCCAAAGGTTAGCTTTAATCCATGTAATAAAGGTAAGTACATGGGTTAGCATGTATTAGTAGGGATTATATATTTACTTAAGAAATCCGTGCCAGATTTTGTCACATGTGCATATCTCCAGGGAGTAAGTATACTCtgtaaaatgttttgttcctTGGTTGTTGGGCCTCAAGTAAACGTACTGGGAGCTGAGCAGAAAGATCTGCTGAGTTTTATTTTGAAACTGCCTTATTATGAATTTCTTACAAGTGTTCAAAGGATTATGTGGACCCTTCTGAATGAGATAAGTCAGTTCTTCTTTGCTCATAACATCAGAGGAGCTGCTTCTCGGCGTGCCTTTCTGAGCAGAGTATTCGGATGGAGCAAACTTTCAACTACTACTTTATCAGCTGCCATAGTATTTAGATAGTTGGTATTAAatccacaatattttaaatttggtAGGTACTATATGAAAAGGCTTGAAATATTAGACAGTTTTAGGAGTGCAAAATTTCTGATGAAACATTATCTGTAATGTACTTTACAAACATGACCAATAGTCTAACAGTCAAACAAGTCAGACAAAATAAATGCCAGATAAGTgtcctgtggattttttttttaaatataaatctgATTTAGGAACTCATTAACACAAGGATTTCTACTGAAATCTTCCTATGGTTCTTCAGTTTCCATCAGTAGTCACATGTCGGGCATATGCCATTAATACTACAGTAATATTGCTGTCTGCCCCTCATGGTTTGGAGAGGCACTACAGTAAATAGCTTCACGCTTTTTCTTCTAATTATTACTTAAGAGTTTTGTCATGCTATAAGGAAAATTAAGATTGAAGTCATTTAGCAGGCAGCACTCTCAAACTGAACGAACTGTTCCATCCTTTTCTGCTTGTCAGATGGTCTATTCTTTTACTTGAATTCTCACTTTATCCTTTGAATGACTTGATAGATGATATACTGTAAAGTAAAATCTCTCTCTGTTAACCTGCGTGCGCATTGGGCGTCATATCTACGTATAGATTTTATTTAAGCAGATGTTAGGAATTTTTACATTCTGCCCTTCGCTATATATTCATCTGATCCTTGGTTTTTGTTATGGACTACTTTGTCAGGTCaattaataatttttcttcccTACATTATACTTGATTTTATAGAAATGATCCTTAATTGACATGTCCAGAAAGGAAGATCTCTTAGATCTTCATCTGGAGTCAAACAGAACAGTTTGTTACAGATAGCATATATCAAAGATAAAATGTATGAAAATTGGTGGTTGCATTCTGGATCGTCATACTTGCCTGAGTAAGGGCTATTTGTATGAGTAGTGGAATACAGGGTGAGGTCCTAGGTCAGTCTGGAATATTGATTTTGTTTAAGTCATGCATGTGAAACAGGGTGGGTATATCATAGGTATTACAGAAATGAAATTCCTTTCACAGTATATTAATTTCCCTCTAATTGATTAAATTATCAGTACTTGTTCATTATCTTTTATTCACATAATAACCTTTGCTAATAGAGTCTCCAAACCAAAATTAGCAAATTTGAAATATCCCTCAGAGGAGCAAACTATCTGTGCATTGAATGGtcgttgttttaattaaaatttacaaGAGCTTCAGGATGGTTAGTGAGACTGGTGTCTGACAAATGCTGTTTCTAGCCTGAGTTCTTACTGCCTTGTCCATTAACTCTTTGGAGACCAGACAAAACTATGATCCCAGCCTGGCACTGGGATCTGCTAATGTAGATACCTCTGTCCATGTGGAGTCCTGCTAAAGTTATTCAGACTCTGCACAGGTATAGAGCGTTATTCATATGTATCTTCATTAAAAACCTCCTTTTTTTGTTCGCATTTCTGAATTTGCCAGATTGTGAGTTAAGACGAGGAAATCTGTTTGACTCTTTCAAAGATACTTTGCCAAGTGATACAGCTGCGAAAATGTGACCACATCATGGAAATCATAATGAACAATGTCTTCAAGATAATTTTGGTTTGGATAATTACAatttagaaactgatttttaaGGCTAATGAAGTGACTGCTTTGCTCTGTCCTGCCTCCTTTCCTAGGATGAGCCTACCCATCATATTTCTGAGCTATCCACTCCGCTCAAACCAGGAGAGCCAAATGCAGAAGATGAACGGAAGAAGTGGGAGGAAGGCCGCATGGACTACATGGGGAAGGATGCTTTTGAacatattaaaaagaaattggatacatttttaaagtagaCTTAATTGTAATGCAATATATTGACCAGCCACTGTTTGCGTTTATGGTGTACATGCAACCCCGGGATGTTTTGTTATCTTCCTTTGATACTGAAGTTAAAATGGACCTCCtctattttaagaaaaaaattgcaaacaTAGCACCACTAACTTTTTAACTCTGGTGTGTGCCTCATATTGATTGTTGACCAATAGTGCCTCATGAAGTAGTAGTGCAGAAATTGTGACATCTCCACTTGACATCCCTGCATTAAGGAAAAAGTCCTATAGTATTCTGCAGTAATATCCAAAATATTAGAACTGGTAACATTAAACTTCCAGAGGAGATTAGATTAATCTAGAGGATTTCCACCTTTAGAAAATGCTGCAAATCCTTTTTTATGAAAGCTTTTCCACCGGAACCAAAGTGACTTTCACACCATCAACGATTATACATAAGCTGACAAAGAGAAAATCCAAAGGAGAAAACtgtggctccactgaaatcaatgccaaaactcccgttgacttcagtggtgctaggCTTTCACCTGGATACTCCAAGAAGTCCACTGGGGGCTCTGTTCTTGCTATTCTACTTTAGGTGGAAGGTGCCCAGGTTCAAAGCTAATGGGCAACAGTACAACTCTAAAATAGATGGTAATGGTGTTACTAGTTTCTTTTGGATCATTGCGATAAACTGCTACAGGATTTTTATATGTTACCTTAATCTGTATATTCAGGGTTTCTcatgttttattatgtattttattaGCTAAATggttgagagagaaaaaaaaaacactatatAGGCCTATAGGCCTTCATAACGAACAGCTGTTCTGCCTCATTCTGGTGCTTTAAATGAATTTGTTTACCAGTGCTCCAGACTGCATTTCACAAAGGCACTAAATCCATTAGATGGTACTTTTCTATATTGAAGGCAGTTTGTGTGCATCTGAGACAGATAACTGACACCTAtttaataaaacagctatttatTAGCTACAAACTAAGGACCTATTTCCAGAAACCGATACAACTGTGTGTATAGTTATTGTCAGTGGGACTCTGCTGTATTAACTATACTTGTGAGGGTACTGCTTTGCAGATTTGGGCCTTCAGATTTAACTTTAATCACGTtgttgaataaaaataaatacatttcagaaGACCGAGAAACTTGACAGATTTTTCTAATTTGGTAACTCTTGCATTGCATCTTGAAACTTCAGCTCTGGTATTACCAGAGCTGGAAATTAGAGTTATACAACACTTGATGCAGGACTTCTTTAAACATTTTGGGTCATATTGTCACTAGTTTTTAAGTTGCAGAACTACCTAATAAAATCATTTGGGAactctgcttaaaaaaaaatcaatggcatAATTTATCGCTTCTTGGTAAGAGGAATGTACACAGAATTCTACTGAGGAAAAGAAAAGATAGCTTCTTCCCCCCCAGAATCCTGCACAAATTAATCCACTAGGAAAGCAGCAAGAGAATCCAAAGGAGtggaagaaagaaaacatttgaaacctttttttttttttttttttttttttgaatgtgtCTGTAAGGAATTATTGTCACTTTCATGAGTCTAACTACCTCCACTtttacccatcttgtctcttatttacttttagggaagTGATTTGGGTGTTTAAGAGAATTCTCAGTTTTATGAGGAATATTGCCAATGCGACCTAAACAGTTTGAAGATTGTTTAAatggaaagacttttttttttttaaaaaaaaaagtgaactcaTGTTTTGTGCAGCTACATTTTGTGCAGTTACTACTGCATCTTACTGGGCATGTTAATTAGATTATGGGGGAAATTACTGACTTAAAGGGAAAATCAGTAATTCTAAAAGATTTTCAGAGTAGGTTTATTACCGTAAAGTATTAAAGTGAAAGGAGGGATCAGGGAGCATATCTGAAGGGAGCTAGGATGTGAATTTGCACCCTGTGGTGGTTATACAGTATTTTTCCAAGAAAACTAGATTTAAGGAATGTCTGATGTACCACAATAACATGTACTTAATGAGAAATTCATCTTTAATATTTAGAAAGAAATCTTTGACATCTTTTTCGGCTGGTGTTTAGAAAGGATTTGGTCCAGTTGTTGATGCTTTTCCCCCCCCCAAAGTATTGGAATACTGAGGAGGATGAGCTCAGGAAGAATAGTGCACAGGGAAGAAATTTGAGTCACTTGTGCTTGGCCTCCTTAGACTAGTTGTGTTCTTTTGAAACATGTACaatatgattttcaaaagtgctcctACATCCTTATATAGGACAGGAATAGCTTaatagttgcttttgaaaatcacacccaTATTGTACTAATGCACCTGGCAGTGGCAAATTCTGCTCATGTTAGCTTAATGGTTCAAGGTAATTTCTGTGGTTACATACCAACTACAGAGGAAGAATGAAGTGATGTTGATCTGGGAACCAAATATTCAATGGCAGACTGCAACTATTGTGAATTTGAAAGATGCTGGACGCACATCATGGGGCAAGAGTTGAACAATACCTTTTTAGAGCAAGTTTGACTGTAGGAATGTAGTGTGAATTTGTTTTGTAGCTGTGGTCTGAATCTCCACCAAGTCTTGTGAATTTGAACTGATCTATGGAAGTGACGTTTGTTAGGCTCTGCTTATTATATTAACAACTTCATGATATTTTGTATGGTCACTTGTTACCAATGTTGCTGAAGTTCTACACTGCCATCTAAATAAGGATCAGGACTCCTACCCGTAAGTACAGAATCAAACAGTGAAACTTCCTGCAGAGCAGAAGGCTCAGCCAAGTCTGTAAACACCACTTAAGTTCCTAATGTGTTTAAGTGATGAATAGTCTTTGTACTAAAGTGAATGTCGCACAGAGAAATCAGAAAGGGAAAAGGCTTGAAGTAATCATGTCCATTATAGGGCTGGTGCAGGATTACAGTTCAAATTTCCATTGTGGCTGGGGAGTATCCTTCTTGAGTGATTGGTTACTTTTAAATATGTTTGTTATTAAATTGGTATTCTGGTGTCAGTAGTATGGTGAACAGTATTTGCAAACATAAGCTATGCTTGTCTGCTTAGTGATAGCTAGTAGGCGTAAAGTTTTTCAATCACTGTTCGTGGACTGATTGAGTTTCCACTCATTGTTTTGACTTCATTTTTTTCTATAAAATGAAATTGCGACTTGTTTccctttttgtttgtatttttttccccacggTGACTGAATATATTCTTTTCACATGAGACTGTTGTTTAGTTGCAAGTTTTCATCTCATTTTGTTTCAAGAAAAACTCAAGAGAGTGGTTATTTGTTAGAGAGCTGAGTACATATTTACTAAATGTGTAGACAATGAATTTTCAAAAAGTGTGTTGAAATATAGTTGCCAGTGTCCAGTGGGAATCTACTGAGGTGAATCAATAAAGTGGTAGAGTGTGCACTTTGATGTGGGAAATTCAAGTAGGGTTTTTCTGTAAGAAGCATTGGTGTAGTCACAGAGTAAGCTTTGGGGGTGGATTTTCCCCTGAACAACACATCTTTTCTCAGTGTCAATTAGGAAGGGCTGGTAGGTAGAGACCTACCTCTTGTCTCTACTGGACACACTGTAATAATGATAAGGATATAGAGGTAAATGACTGGCATAAAGAGCTCCTGCTGTCCAATCTGTGTCAAGAATGGATGAGCAATTTATGGGGTTTTGAAAGGCTATATTAAAATAAAGCTCTCAAGGA is a genomic window of Lepidochelys kempii isolate rLepKem1 chromosome 1, rLepKem1.hap2, whole genome shotgun sequence containing:
- the GYG2 gene encoding glycogenin-2 isoform X2 — protein: MTSRKLAVLITPQVSSAMRTALCSVFDEVIEVDAIDSADSMHLALLERPELGVTFTKLHCWTLTQYSKCVFMDADTLVLCNVDELFDREELSAAPDSGWPDCFNSGVFVFRPSVETYNHLLQFATEHGSFDGGDQGLLNSFFSNWATTDIGKHLPFIYNLSSSVIYTYVPAFKHFGRDAKVVHFLGPAKPWHYKYNSQTRTVMQDDSTSGSQHQFSFLVLWWKIYYANILPLLEKLPEVEDTESQGQKHIFSGDEIRPKNENPLINSLQIPVFPEQTSEMDITTCPLEEFDTKTPPVPQVEQPSSEISLPEPDQPLEQLAFHPAPQQILELDEPTHHISELSTPLKPGEPNAEDERKKWEEGRMDYMGKDAFEHIKKKLDTFLK
- the GYG2 gene encoding glycogenin-2 isoform X1; this translates as MAADQAFVTLGTDDDYCRGALVLGQSLRNHMTSRKLAVLITPQVSSAMRTALCSVFDEVIEVDAIDSADSMHLALLERPELGVTFTKLHCWTLTQYSKCVFMDADTLVLCNVDELFDREELSAAPDSGWPDCFNSGVFVFRPSVETYNHLLQFATEHGSFDGGDQGLLNSFFSNWATTDIGKHLPFIYNLSSSVIYTYVPAFKHFGRDAKVVHFLGPAKPWHYKYNSQTRTVMQDDSTSGSQHQFSFLVLWWKIYYANILPLLEKLPEVEDTESQGQKHIFSGDEIRPKNENPLINSLQIPVFPEQTSEMDITTCPLEEFDTKTPPVPQVEQPSSEISLPEPDQPLEQLAFHPAPQQILELDEPTHHISELSTPLKPGEPNAEDERKKWEEGRMDYMGKDAFEHIKKKLDTFLK